One genomic segment of Bacteroides sp. includes these proteins:
- a CDS encoding Tex family protein: MIPEHHISQIANELSLSTRQVSRTAELLKEGATVPFISRYRKELTGSLDEVQVSQIRDRVNQLEELDKRREAILSSIREQEKLTPELEKAILAAATMTELEDLYLPYRPKRKTRATMAIAKGLEPLAKMLFSQGNFDPEEKALPFIDDEKGVESVEDALAGARDIIAEWVNEDASARARMRRLYEREAAISSRVAKGKEADGQKYEAWFEWTENIRKAPSHRILAMFRGENEGFLKLDIAPDKEMALELLNRHFVRGRTPASEQVEMAVEDAYKRLLGPSMETEIRNMLKEKADQEAIRVFADNLRQLLLAPPLGQKRILAIDPGFRTGCKLVCLDREGKLLHNETIYPHPPQKEWKQAAAKIFSLVNAYQVEAIAVGNGTAGRETEQLVRGIRFDRPVLAVMVNESGASVYSASSVAREEFPDYDVTVRGAVSIGRRLADPLAELVKIDPKSIGVGQYQHDVDQKLLKNSLDDVVVSAVNGVGVELNTASKELLTYVSGVGPSLAAAIVKHRNENGPFDSRQALKKVARFGEKAFEQSAGFIRVNQSVNPLDRTAVHPESYPVVNKMAKKLGVDIQTLMQDTSLQKQIRLEDFVDEKTGLPTLKDIMQELARPGRDPRQKFDVFEFDSSVNSIGDLREGMILPGIVTNITAFGAFVDIGVHQDGLVHISQLANAFVSNPHDVVKLNQKVRVKVLQVDAERKRITLSMKEATD, from the coding sequence ATGATTCCTGAACATCATATTAGTCAGATTGCCAACGAGTTAAGTCTTTCAACCAGGCAGGTAAGCCGCACGGCCGAATTGCTGAAAGAGGGCGCTACGGTGCCTTTTATCTCGCGCTACCGCAAGGAGCTGACCGGTTCCCTTGACGAGGTCCAGGTAAGCCAGATTCGCGACAGGGTGAATCAGCTCGAGGAACTCGACAAGCGGCGCGAGGCCATATTGTCGTCCATCCGTGAGCAGGAGAAGCTGACCCCTGAGCTGGAGAAAGCCATACTGGCTGCTGCCACGATGACTGAACTTGAGGACCTTTACCTGCCCTATAGGCCCAAACGAAAGACCAGGGCCACCATGGCAATTGCCAAAGGCCTGGAGCCCCTGGCTAAAATGCTTTTCTCTCAGGGGAACTTTGATCCGGAAGAGAAAGCACTCCCGTTTATCGATGATGAGAAAGGGGTGGAGTCGGTGGAGGATGCCCTGGCAGGTGCCCGCGATATCATTGCTGAGTGGGTCAATGAAGATGCTTCAGCCCGTGCCCGCATGCGCCGCCTGTATGAACGCGAAGCTGCCATCAGCAGCAGGGTTGCAAAAGGCAAGGAAGCTGATGGACAGAAATATGAAGCCTGGTTTGAATGGACTGAAAACATCAGGAAGGCACCATCGCACCGCATCCTGGCGATGTTTCGCGGCGAGAATGAGGGTTTCCTGAAACTGGACATTGCGCCCGATAAGGAGATGGCCCTCGAGCTGCTGAACCGGCACTTCGTCAGGGGCCGCACCCCCGCAAGCGAACAGGTGGAAATGGCTGTTGAAGACGCTTACAAACGCCTGCTGGGTCCTTCAATGGAAACCGAGATCCGCAACATGCTCAAGGAAAAGGCCGATCAGGAAGCGATCCGGGTGTTTGCCGACAACCTGCGGCAACTCCTGCTGGCCCCGCCCCTGGGACAAAAGCGCATCCTGGCCATCGATCCCGGGTTTCGCACGGGCTGTAAGTTGGTGTGCCTTGACCGCGAAGGGAAGCTGCTGCATAACGAAACCATATATCCACACCCCCCTCAAAAGGAGTGGAAACAGGCAGCGGCCAAAATCTTTAGCCTTGTCAACGCCTACCAGGTGGAAGCCATTGCAGTGGGAAACGGAACCGCAGGACGCGAAACAGAACAACTGGTCCGTGGCATTCGTTTCGACAGGCCTGTGCTGGCCGTGATGGTCAATGAAAGCGGTGCCTCCGTGTATTCTGCATCATCCGTGGCTCGTGAAGAATTTCCCGATTATGATGTGACCGTAAGGGGTGCGGTAAGCATTGGCCGACGGCTCGCCGATCCCCTGGCAGAGCTGGTGAAGATCGACCCCAAAAGCATCGGCGTAGGGCAGTATCAGCACGATGTGGATCAAAAGCTGCTTAAGAATAGCCTCGATGATGTGGTGGTGAGTGCAGTGAATGGGGTGGGCGTTGAACTCAACACCGCCAGCAAGGAACTGCTTACCTATGTGTCGGGCGTGGGCCCTTCACTGGCAGCTGCCATCGTGAAACACCGCAATGAAAACGGGCCTTTTGATTCAAGACAAGCCCTGAAAAAAGTGGCCCGCTTTGGCGAGAAAGCTTTTGAACAATCGGCTGGTTTTATCAGGGTTAACCAGTCAGTTAACCCTCTGGATCGTACCGCGGTTCATCCTGAAAGCTATCCGGTGGTCAATAAAATGGCCAAAAAACTGGGCGTGGATATCCAGACCCTGATGCAGGATACCTCCCTGCAAAAACAAATACGCCTGGAGGATTTCGTCGATGAAAAAACAGGCCTTCCGACCCTGAAGGACATCATGCAGGAGCTGGCCCGCCCGGGCCGTGATCCCCGCCAGAAATTTGATGTCTTTGAGTTCGACAGCAGTGTCAACAGCATTGGAGACCTGCGCGAAGGAATGATCCTGCCGGGAATCGTGACCAATATTACCGCCTTCGGGGCTTTTGTGGATATTGGCGTTCACCAGGACGGCCTGGTGCATATCAGCCAGCTTGCCAACGCCTTTGTCAGCAACCCGCACGATGTGGTCAAGCTCAACCAGAAAGTCAGGGTCAAGGTCCTCCAGGTCGATGCCGAACGCAAACGCATCACCCTATCGATGAAGGAAGCCACTGATTAA
- a CDS encoding ribonuclease HII yields MRTLNREPLLEKFSREKLEAGCDEAGRGCLAGPVFAAAVILPDKPSEDLLNLLDDSKKTGIALRNKLRRMIEQEALAFAVSMVSPAEVDRINILNASILAMHRALEKLSLKPGFIVVDGNRFKPFGDIPHQCVIKGDGKYLSVAAASILAKTWRDEHMLGLHSEFPSYHWDQNKGYPTASHLKALQTEGPCKYHRLSYGPVRQLKLAF; encoded by the coding sequence ATGCGAACGCTGAACCGAGAACCCCTGCTGGAGAAATTCTCAAGGGAAAAGTTGGAAGCCGGCTGCGATGAAGCGGGGCGCGGCTGTCTTGCCGGACCGGTATTTGCTGCGGCTGTGATCCTGCCCGATAAGCCTTCGGAAGATTTATTGAACTTACTTGATGATTCAAAAAAAACAGGCATTGCCCTGCGCAATAAGCTGCGGCGAATGATTGAACAGGAAGCCCTGGCTTTTGCGGTATCTATGGTGAGTCCAGCAGAGGTTGACCGGATCAATATACTGAATGCAAGTATCCTGGCCATGCACCGGGCCCTGGAAAAACTGAGCCTGAAACCTGGTTTTATTGTTGTGGATGGCAATCGTTTCAAGCCTTTCGGCGATATTCCTCATCAATGTGTAATAAAAGGAGATGGAAAATATCTTTCGGTAGCGGCTGCCTCCATCCTGGCAAAGACCTGGCGCGATGAGCATATGCTTGGACTGCATTCCGAATTCCCGTCTTATCACTGGGATCAAAACAAGGGGTATCCAACAGCTTCCCATCTCAAGGCCTTGCAGACAGAGGGCCCCTGCAAATATCACCGCCTCTCCTACGGGCCTGTCCGGCAGCTGAAACTTGCCTTCTAG
- a CDS encoding glycosyltransferase family 4 protein, whose translation MAEKKILFLVAHRPGRSPGQRFRFEQYLSHLEANGFRYQISYLISEKDDAAFYAPGKFLAKTRIVLKSIRQRLRDIKTAHDFDLVFIYREAHMLWFTWFETQLKRLGAKIILDFDDSIWLNDTSDGNRQLAWLKRPSKTSEILRLCDMALVGNAFLADYASRFNRNVHIVPTTIDTSYYLPDKKLKGEAVCIGWTGSSTTLKHLQEALPVLQELRRKYGEKVTFRVISNKPFKADLPGLENLSWNRETEVSDLYPVDIGIMPLPDDEWARGKCGFKGLQYMALEIPAVMSPVGVNTEIITDGVNGFLASNNQEWIDKLSLLIESAELRQRLGKAGRQTVVERYSFDSQKDRYLQLFNSLCER comes from the coding sequence ATGGCTGAGAAAAAGATTTTGTTTCTGGTGGCTCATCGTCCCGGGCGCTCACCGGGACAGCGCTTCCGCTTTGAGCAGTATCTTAGTCACCTGGAAGCAAATGGCTTCAGATACCAAATCTCTTATCTGATCAGCGAAAAGGACGACGCTGCTTTTTATGCGCCCGGTAAGTTTCTGGCCAAAACACGGATTGTGCTGAAAAGCATCAGGCAAAGGCTTCGCGATATTAAAACCGCACACGATTTTGATCTTGTTTTTATTTACAGGGAAGCCCATATGCTCTGGTTCACCTGGTTTGAGACGCAGCTAAAAAGATTGGGCGCCAAAATAATCCTTGATTTTGATGACAGCATCTGGTTGAACGACACCTCTGATGGAAACCGGCAACTGGCCTGGCTTAAGCGCCCATCCAAGACCAGCGAAATCCTCCGCTTATGCGATATGGCCCTTGTCGGGAATGCTTTTCTGGCTGACTATGCCTCCCGATTTAATCGTAATGTCCATATTGTGCCGACCACCATCGATACTTCCTACTACCTCCCGGACAAAAAATTAAAGGGTGAGGCTGTTTGTATCGGGTGGACAGGCTCTTCCACTACGCTGAAACATCTGCAGGAGGCCCTGCCAGTGCTGCAGGAGTTGCGCAGGAAATATGGAGAAAAGGTCACCTTCAGGGTGATTTCCAACAAACCCTTTAAAGCTGACCTGCCGGGCCTTGAAAACCTTAGCTGGAATCGGGAAACCGAAGTGAGCGACCTCTATCCTGTCGATATTGGCATTATGCCTCTGCCTGACGACGAGTGGGCACGGGGTAAGTGCGGTTTTAAGGGGCTTCAGTATATGGCCCTCGAGATTCCTGCCGTCATGTCGCCAGTCGGGGTGAATACCGAGATCATCACCGATGGCGTCAATGGCTTTCTTGCCAGCAATAATCAGGAATGGATCGACAAGCTTTCCTTACTCATTGAATCGGCTGAATTACGGCAGAGGCTGGGAAAGGCAGGCAGACAGACCGTGGTCGAACGCTACTCCTTTGATTCGCAGAAAGACCGTTATCTGCAATTATTCAATAGCCTATGCGAACGCTGA
- the purQ gene encoding phosphoribosylformylglycinamidine synthase subunit PurQ, with protein MKFGVVVFPGSNCDHDMIYVLKKLLKQEVVDLWHKDHDLQGCDFIILPGGFSYGDYLRSGAIARFSPIMEQVIAFAKNGGYVMGICNGFQILCEAQLLPGALLHNTSHQFICRNAFIRTETNHSLVTSGVSEGQVLKIPIAHGEGRFFASEETLKQLNNNDQVLFRYCNEKGEVTEEANPNGSLQNIAGICNETRNVFGMMPHPERAADEELGNIDGRLLFDSILNALAKA; from the coding sequence ATGAAATTCGGCGTGGTAGTATTTCCCGGGTCAAACTGTGATCATGACATGATCTATGTGCTAAAAAAGCTATTGAAGCAAGAAGTGGTGGACCTTTGGCATAAGGATCATGACCTGCAGGGATGTGACTTCATCATTCTGCCCGGGGGCTTTTCCTATGGTGACTATCTCCGCTCAGGGGCCATTGCCCGGTTTTCGCCCATTATGGAACAGGTGATTGCCTTTGCAAAAAATGGCGGCTATGTTATGGGGATCTGCAACGGTTTCCAGATTCTTTGTGAGGCCCAGCTGTTGCCCGGCGCACTCCTGCACAATACCAGCCACCAGTTTATCTGCCGGAATGCATTTATCCGGACGGAAACAAACCATTCTCTGGTGACTTCCGGGGTGTCAGAGGGCCAGGTCCTTAAAATCCCCATTGCCCATGGGGAAGGCAGATTTTTTGCTTCCGAAGAAACCCTTAAGCAACTTAACAATAACGATCAGGTCCTTTTCCGTTATTGCAATGAAAAGGGTGAAGTAACAGAAGAAGCCAATCCCAATGGCTCCTTGCAAAACATTGCCGGTATTTGCAACGAAACCCGCAATGTATTTGGCATGATGCCCCACCCTGAACGGGCTGCAGATGAAGAGTTGGGTAATATTGATGGGCGCTTGCTCTTCGATTCCATTTTAAATGCCCTCGCAAAAGCCTGA
- a CDS encoding DUF6427 family protein, whose translation MVIRIFKRNAPAIPIMILVMGMLLWADGFIFYKKAVPAIFDQGPFYNLIGGVNQIHPFFSRMLAFLLLVLQVFLLNNMVQANNLLGKPSWLPGFIYLLMMSSHPELLQLHPVLFANFFLMIALARTLVAYSEGAVMVEVFNVGFLVALAGLFYYPALLFFTWLILAMLVYFLMNIRGIAAALMGFLSPFFFLFTYYYLTDQLRVRIDEMINHFSPFQIFEHPLPVFSIVLAIALAAIALFAFLKVYLTYVNDKPVRLRKRFKVLGYFFLVSLTTFLVFNNNFEVHLAMVMIPLSVVFSLFLLELRKKWLAELWFYGFLFLIIAGKVLYWGY comes from the coding sequence ATGGTCATCCGGATTTTTAAGCGGAATGCACCAGCGATCCCCATCATGATTTTGGTTATGGGAATGCTGCTATGGGCTGATGGTTTCATTTTTTATAAAAAAGCTGTACCTGCAATTTTTGATCAGGGGCCCTTTTATAATTTGATAGGGGGGGTTAATCAGATCCATCCATTCTTCAGCAGGATGCTTGCTTTTCTTTTGCTTGTTTTGCAGGTATTTTTGCTGAATAATATGGTTCAGGCAAACAACCTGCTGGGCAAGCCCTCATGGTTGCCAGGCTTTATATACCTGCTTATGATGAGCAGTCATCCTGAATTGCTCCAGTTGCATCCTGTATTGTTTGCCAACTTTTTTTTGATGATCGCACTGGCCCGAACACTGGTAGCCTATTCCGAGGGGGCGGTGATGGTTGAAGTCTTTAATGTCGGTTTTTTGGTTGCATTGGCAGGTCTTTTCTATTATCCGGCACTTTTGTTTTTTACCTGGCTGATTTTAGCCATGCTGGTTTATTTTTTAATGAATATCCGCGGTATTGCAGCGGCATTGATGGGGTTTCTCAGCCCTTTCTTTTTCCTTTTTACTTATTATTACCTGACCGATCAACTCAGGGTTAGGATTGATGAAATGATCAATCATTTCTCCCCCTTTCAGATTTTTGAACATCCCCTCCCGGTCTTTTCCATTGTTCTGGCCATTGCCCTGGCTGCCATTGCCCTGTTTGCCTTCCTGAAAGTTTATCTCACTTATGTCAACGATAAACCAGTCAGACTAAGAAAGCGCTTCAAGGTGCTGGGGTATTTTTTTCTTGTTTCCTTGACGACCTTCCTGGTATTCAATAATAATTTCGAAGTGCATCTGGCCATGGTGATGATCCCGCTCAGTGTGGTTTTCTCACTATTCCTGCTTGAATTAAGAAAGAAATGGCTTGCCGAGCTATGGTTTTATGGATTTCTTTTCCTGATCATTGCCGGGAAAGTCCTTTACTGGGGTTATTGA